The following are encoded in a window of Dioscorea cayenensis subsp. rotundata cultivar TDr96_F1 chromosome 16, TDr96_F1_v2_PseudoChromosome.rev07_lg8_w22 25.fasta, whole genome shotgun sequence genomic DNA:
- the LOC120278572 gene encoding uncharacterized protein LOC120278572 has product MKTIHNGVNTFLWFERWHNGILLKDYWPTLFSDCADPWITIRHFHQLLNNPESLFLSIPAESLSALIDINPECSHNQDDILSWALEKSGNFSVKSFYKFLIDGGLRSPLYSNFWKIRCPSKVTLFCWLAGEEKILTLTNLFKKGFNFQNSTNTCVLCHNASENLQHLFLDCAFTNRIWAFFLQVLDSNSLPQSIPSLWSKWITNLNPQLRILLDLISRAVTWNIWIQRNTRIFQFNALPHFSIIFKVANVLLSWFSTAADRHQHSLNEASQKIKRSLNFLSARESDPACDPAHDLAQE; this is encoded by the coding sequence ATGAAAACCATTCATAACGGGGTTAACACCTTTCTCTGGTTTGAACGCTGGCATAATGGGATATTACTTAAGGATTACTGGCCTACTCTATTCTCTGATTGTGCTGATCCTTGGATTACCATCAGACATTTCCATCAGCTTCTTAATAATCCAGAATCCTTATTTCTCTCTATCCCTGCCGAATCTCTCTCTGCTCTCATTGATATTAACCCTGAGTGCTCCCATAATCAAGATGATATCCTCAGTTGGGCTCTTGAAAAAAGTGGCAATTTCTCtgtcaaatctttttataaatttctcattgatggtggGCTCCGTAGCCCACTTTACTCAAACTTCTGGAAAATTCGATGCCCCAGCAAAGTCACTCTTTTTTGCTGGTTAGCTGGAGAGGAAAAAATTCTCACTCTCACAAATCTTTTCAAAAAAGGCTTCAACTTTCAAAATTCCACTAATACTTGTGTCCTCTGTCATAATGCCTCTGAAAATCTTCAACATCTCTTCCTCGACTGTGCTTTTACTAATCGAATTTGGGCATTCTTTCTTCAAGTTCTAGATTCAAACTCTCTCCCCCAATCTATCCCTTCTCTGTGGTCCAAATGGATTACCAATTTAAACCCTCAACTTCGAATCCTCTTGGATCTTATTTCCCGTGCTGTCACTTGGAATATCTGGATCCAAAGAAACACTCGTATTTTCCAATTTAATGCTCTGCCACactttagtattatttttaaagttgcTAATGTGCTTCTCTCCTGGTTTTCAACAGCTGCTGATAGGCATCAACATTCACTCAATGAAGCTTCGCAGAAAATTAAGCGCTCCCTCAATTTTCTTAGCGCTAGAGAATCTGATCCTGCTTGCGACCCAGCTCATGATTTAGCTCAGGAGTAG